The Primulina eburnea isolate SZY01 chromosome 13, ASM2296580v1, whole genome shotgun sequence genome includes a region encoding these proteins:
- the LOC140808610 gene encoding protein ENHANCED DISEASE RESISTANCE 2-like isoform X1, with amino-acid sequence MDVSQSDGCRMEGWLYLIRSNRIGFQYPRKRYFVLQDHLLKSFRSVPISNDEDPVRSAIIDSCIRVTDNGRESIQRKVIFAFTLYNTTNLNDQLKLGANSPEEAAKWIHSFQESALKTDQNQRNFDFSGSEPRSLRLNCSYKNSRSINWSICSSSVSDIMTSDVVAPSPWKIFGCQNGLRLFKEAKDKEFQGQWDDHPAIMAVGVVDATSEAIFQTLMSLGPSRSEWDFCFYKGCMIEHVDGHTDIVHKLLHRHWLPWGMKRRDLLLRRYWRREDDGTYGNAVMLEFAEIEQTLLMISIVLIFFPCSDPVPFSLSPEVSTSKGLCGGYVISPVNEGKRSVVKHMLAIDWKYWKSYIKTSSARSITISMLGRLSALRELFRAKLDCPHPDFSSNELMSSNSLQQSKNELKVEVGTWQENGNSKEDVEEEIVKTPSEHSSLMGLHDAADEFFDVSEPLEYEQSENGWPSDFGPEIYSQDTRQPRLSTAAVFVKKLHDLAVQKKGYADLHEISREDSLSCNYGSTLPNDSTCNLLCSWTETDPSTFLIRGKTYLDDRKKIKAKGTLMEMVGADWLRSDKREDDLGGRPGGIVQKYAAKGGPEFFFVINIQVPGSTTYNLALYYMMSIPLEDAPLLESFVNGDDAYRNPRFKLIPYISKGSWIVKQSVGKKACLIGQALEINYFRGKNYLELGIDIGSSTVARGVVSLVLGYLNNLVIEMAFLIQANTPEELPEYLIGTCRLNHLDVSKSILVKP; translated from the exons ATGGATGTATCACAGAGTGATGGTTGCAGAATGGAGGGGTGGTTGTATTTGATTCGCTCCAATCGGATCGGGTTTCAGTATCCAAGAAAACGCTACTTCGTTCTTCAAGATCACCTACTCAAGAGCTTCAGATCTGTTCCGATTTCTAATGATGAG GATCCTGttaggagtgcaattattgattCCTGCATAAGGGTGACTGACAATGGGAGAGAGAGCATTCAAAGAAAG GTCATTTTTGCTTTCACTCTGTACAACACCACTAATCTCAACGATCAACTGAAG TTAGGAGCAAACAGTCCAGAAGAAGCTGCAAAATGGATTCATTCCTTCCAGGAATCAGCTTTGAAG ACAGATCAGAATCAAAGGAATTTTGACTTTTCTGGGAGTGAACCAAGGTCGTTGAG GCTAAACTGTTCCTATAAGAATTCACGATCTATAAACTGGAGTATCTGTTCGTCCTCTGTCAGTGATATTATGACATCTGATGTGGTTGCACCATCACCCTGGAAGATTTTTGGTTGCCAGAATG GTCTAAGATTATTTAAAGAAGCTAAGGATAAAGAATTTCAAGGGCAG TGGGATGATCATCCAGCAATAATGGCTGTCGGTGTAGTTGATGCAACTTCTGAGGCTATTTTCCAAACCCTGATGTCTCTTGGTCCTTCAAGATCAGA ATGGGATTTCTGTTTCTATAAGGGTTGTATGATTGAACATGTTGACGGTCATACCGATATAGTTCACAAGCTTCTACATCGTCATTGGCTTCCATG GGGCATGAAGCGAAGAGATCTTCTGTTACGGCGTTATTGGCGAAGGGAGGATGATGGTACCTATGGTAATGCAGTAATGCTAGAATTTGCTGAAATTGAACAAACACTACTTATGATTTCAAttgttctaattttttttccctGCAGTGATCCTGTACCATTCAGTCTTTCACCGGAAGTGTCCACCTCAAAGGGATTAT GTGGAGGGTATGTTATATCTCCGGTGAATGAAGGAAAACGTTCAGTAGTGAAGCATATGCTTGCTATTGATTGGAAATACTGGAAATCATATATAAAGACATCATCAGCCAGATCTATTACAATAAGCATGCTGGGGAGACTTTCTG CCTTGCGGGAGCTCTTTAGAGCAAAGTTAGATTGTCCGCATCCTGATTTCTCATCAAATGAGTTGATGAGCAGCAAtagcttacagcagagtaaaaATGAACTGAAGGTTGAAGTTGGAACTTGGCAGGAAAATGGGAATAGCAAGGAGGATGTGGAGGAAGAAATTGTTAAGACACCTTCTGAACATTCAAGTTTAATGGGATTACATGATGCTGCAGATGAATTTTTTGATGTCTCAGAACCACTGGAGTATGAGCAGTCAGAAAATGGTTGGCCTTCTGACTTTGGTCCCGAAATTTACTCACAG GATACACGTCAACCCAGACTATCAACTGCTGCTGTCTTTGTGAAAAAATTGCATGATCTTGCAG TTCAAAAAAAGGGTTATGCTGATTTGCATGAGATATCAAGGGAAGACAGTCTGTCATGCAACTATGGATCCACCCTTCCAAATGATTCTACCTGTAATTTGCTCTGTAGTTGGACAGAAACAGATCCTTCGACATTTCTGATTCGTGGAAAGACATATTTGGATGACAGAAAAAAG ATTAAGGCGAAAGGTACATTGATGGAAATGGTAGGTGCTGATTGGTTGAGATCTGACAAGCGAGAAGATGATCTTGGAGGCCGTCCTGGGGGTATTGTTCAG AAATATGCTGCTAAAGGGGGGCCCGAATTTTTCTTTGTCATAAACATACAG GTCCCAGGTTCGACGACATATAACCTTGCTTTGTACTATATGATGAGCATTCCTTTGGAAGATGCTCCTTTGCTTGAAAGTTTTGTCAATGGAGATGATGCTTACAGAAATCCAAGATTCAAGCTCATACCATACATCTCCAAG GGTTCATGGATAGTCAAACAAAGCGTCGGAAAAAAGGCATGTCTGATTGGCCAAGCGctagaaattaattatttccgTGGGAAAAACTACTTGGAG CTTGGGATTGACATTGGCTCGTCCACTGTTGCACGAGGTGTGGTCAGCCTTGTTCTCGGTTACCTGAACAATCTGGTCATTGAGATGGCATTTCTAATACAG GCTAATACACCAGAAGAGCTACCTGAGTATCTCATTGGAACATGTCGTCTCAACCATTTGGACGTCTCTAAATCCATACTAGTGAAACCATAA
- the LOC140808610 gene encoding protein ENHANCED DISEASE RESISTANCE 2-like isoform X2 yields the protein MDVSQSDGCRMEGWLYLIRSNRIGFQYPRKRYFVLQDHLLKSFRSVPISNDEDPVRSAIIDSCIRVTDNGRESIQRKVIFAFTLYNTTNLNDQLKLGANSPEEAAKWIHSFQESALKTDQNQRNFDFSGSEPRSLRLNCSYKNSRSINWSICSSSVSDIMTSDVVAPSPWKIFGCQNGLRLFKEAKDKEFQGQWDDHPAIMAVGVVDATSEAIFQTLMSLGPSRSEWDFCFYKGCMIEHVDGHTDIVHKLLHRHWLPWGMKRRDLLLRRYWRREDDGTYVILYHSVFHRKCPPQRDYVRACLKSGGYVISPVNEGKRSVVKHMLAIDWKYWKSYIKTSSARSITISMLGRLSALRELFRAKLDCPHPDFSSNELMSSNSLQQSKNELKVEVGTWQENGNSKEDVEEEIVKTPSEHSSLMGLHDAADEFFDVSEPLEYEQSENGWPSDFGPEIYSQDTRQPRLSTAAVFVKKLHDLAVQKKGYADLHEISREDSLSCNYGSTLPNDSTCNLLCSWTETDPSTFLIRGKTYLDDRKKIKAKGTLMEMVGADWLRSDKREDDLGGRPGGIVQKYAAKGGPEFFFVINIQVPGSTTYNLALYYMMSIPLEDAPLLESFVNGDDAYRNPRFKLIPYISKGSWIVKQSVGKKACLIGQALEINYFRGKNYLELGIDIGSSTVARGVVSLVLGYLNNLVIEMAFLIQANTPEELPEYLIGTCRLNHLDVSKSILVKP from the exons ATGGATGTATCACAGAGTGATGGTTGCAGAATGGAGGGGTGGTTGTATTTGATTCGCTCCAATCGGATCGGGTTTCAGTATCCAAGAAAACGCTACTTCGTTCTTCAAGATCACCTACTCAAGAGCTTCAGATCTGTTCCGATTTCTAATGATGAG GATCCTGttaggagtgcaattattgattCCTGCATAAGGGTGACTGACAATGGGAGAGAGAGCATTCAAAGAAAG GTCATTTTTGCTTTCACTCTGTACAACACCACTAATCTCAACGATCAACTGAAG TTAGGAGCAAACAGTCCAGAAGAAGCTGCAAAATGGATTCATTCCTTCCAGGAATCAGCTTTGAAG ACAGATCAGAATCAAAGGAATTTTGACTTTTCTGGGAGTGAACCAAGGTCGTTGAG GCTAAACTGTTCCTATAAGAATTCACGATCTATAAACTGGAGTATCTGTTCGTCCTCTGTCAGTGATATTATGACATCTGATGTGGTTGCACCATCACCCTGGAAGATTTTTGGTTGCCAGAATG GTCTAAGATTATTTAAAGAAGCTAAGGATAAAGAATTTCAAGGGCAG TGGGATGATCATCCAGCAATAATGGCTGTCGGTGTAGTTGATGCAACTTCTGAGGCTATTTTCCAAACCCTGATGTCTCTTGGTCCTTCAAGATCAGA ATGGGATTTCTGTTTCTATAAGGGTTGTATGATTGAACATGTTGACGGTCATACCGATATAGTTCACAAGCTTCTACATCGTCATTGGCTTCCATG GGGCATGAAGCGAAGAGATCTTCTGTTACGGCGTTATTGGCGAAGGGAGGATGATGGTACCTATG TGATCCTGTACCATTCAGTCTTTCACCGGAAGTGTCCACCTCAAAGGGATTATGTACGCGCCTGCCTTAAAA GTGGAGGGTATGTTATATCTCCGGTGAATGAAGGAAAACGTTCAGTAGTGAAGCATATGCTTGCTATTGATTGGAAATACTGGAAATCATATATAAAGACATCATCAGCCAGATCTATTACAATAAGCATGCTGGGGAGACTTTCTG CCTTGCGGGAGCTCTTTAGAGCAAAGTTAGATTGTCCGCATCCTGATTTCTCATCAAATGAGTTGATGAGCAGCAAtagcttacagcagagtaaaaATGAACTGAAGGTTGAAGTTGGAACTTGGCAGGAAAATGGGAATAGCAAGGAGGATGTGGAGGAAGAAATTGTTAAGACACCTTCTGAACATTCAAGTTTAATGGGATTACATGATGCTGCAGATGAATTTTTTGATGTCTCAGAACCACTGGAGTATGAGCAGTCAGAAAATGGTTGGCCTTCTGACTTTGGTCCCGAAATTTACTCACAG GATACACGTCAACCCAGACTATCAACTGCTGCTGTCTTTGTGAAAAAATTGCATGATCTTGCAG TTCAAAAAAAGGGTTATGCTGATTTGCATGAGATATCAAGGGAAGACAGTCTGTCATGCAACTATGGATCCACCCTTCCAAATGATTCTACCTGTAATTTGCTCTGTAGTTGGACAGAAACAGATCCTTCGACATTTCTGATTCGTGGAAAGACATATTTGGATGACAGAAAAAAG ATTAAGGCGAAAGGTACATTGATGGAAATGGTAGGTGCTGATTGGTTGAGATCTGACAAGCGAGAAGATGATCTTGGAGGCCGTCCTGGGGGTATTGTTCAG AAATATGCTGCTAAAGGGGGGCCCGAATTTTTCTTTGTCATAAACATACAG GTCCCAGGTTCGACGACATATAACCTTGCTTTGTACTATATGATGAGCATTCCTTTGGAAGATGCTCCTTTGCTTGAAAGTTTTGTCAATGGAGATGATGCTTACAGAAATCCAAGATTCAAGCTCATACCATACATCTCCAAG GGTTCATGGATAGTCAAACAAAGCGTCGGAAAAAAGGCATGTCTGATTGGCCAAGCGctagaaattaattatttccgTGGGAAAAACTACTTGGAG CTTGGGATTGACATTGGCTCGTCCACTGTTGCACGAGGTGTGGTCAGCCTTGTTCTCGGTTACCTGAACAATCTGGTCATTGAGATGGCATTTCTAATACAG GCTAATACACCAGAAGAGCTACCTGAGTATCTCATTGGAACATGTCGTCTCAACCATTTGGACGTCTCTAAATCCATACTAGTGAAACCATAA
- the LOC140809817 gene encoding CASP-like protein 5A2, with the protein MNISQGAVHPVEAPPPQTEGAANVPLPRVRMKDLQGMPGTVGGWVLRVCQFLFAAVALTVMATTSDFPSVTAFCYLVAAAGLQCMWSLILSIVDAYALLVGRRLQNSRVVSLFAVGDGVTSTLTFASACASAGITVLIGNDLGACGKNHCTQFETATAMAFLSWFAALPSFLLNFWSLASR; encoded by the exons ATGAATATCAGCCAGGGGGCGGTGCATCCGGTGGAAGCGCCGCCGCCGCAGACCGAGGGTGCAGCTAATGTGCCGCTTCCGCGAGTGAGGATGAAAGATCTACAAGGGATGCCGGGGACAGTGGGCGGATGGGTGCTGCGAGTCTGCCAGTTTTTGTTCGCAGCTGTGGCACTTACGGTTATGGCAACCACGAGTGACTTCCCTTCCGTCACTGCCTTCTG CTACCTGGTTGCTGCTGCTGGTTTGCAGTGCATGTGGAGCCTTATACTATCCATTGTTGATGCTTACGCACTTCTTGTAGGTCGTCGTTTGCAGAATTCTCGAGTTGTTAGCCTATTTGCTGTTGGTGATGGG GTGACATCAACCCTAACATTTGCCTCAGCCTGTGCATCTGCAGGCATCACGGTTCTAATTGGCAATGATCTTGGGGCATGTGGAAAGAATCATTGTACACAGTTTGAAACTGCCACCGCCATGGCCTTCCTTAGCTGGTTTGCTGCGTTACCATCTTTTTTGTTGAATTTCTGGTCATTGGCATCACGATGA